The nucleotide window TCGAGCATCATGGTGCCGATCCGAACGGGCCGCAGCACCTTGCGCAGAAGCCGCAGCGGCGGATCGGTGACGGTGTAGATCGCCTCGGCCACCACCAGCATGGCGCCGCGCGGCTGCCAGTCGCGGACCAGCACCGGCACCCAGGACAGGATCATCCGGGCGATCAGAACCAGCAGGAACAGCCACAGGATCCCGTTGATGATGTTGTAGATGATGAATGCCGTCATGCCCGCAGGTCCTCATGGCTTTCTAGCTCGTACGCCGTCGCATCGACGTCGCCAGCGTACTGACCGCCGATGTGGTCACCGGCTCTGTTGATCGGGGCTTTCGCCGGACGCTGCCCGGAATCGCGCCGCGCTAGCTCTGGTTGAAGAACCCGCCCGCGATCCGTTCCTTCTCCTCCGCGGTCACGTTCACGTTCTGCGGCGAGA belongs to Microlunatus elymi and includes:
- a CDS encoding YggT family protein — protein: MTAFIIYNIINGILWLFLLVLIARMILSWVPVLVRDWQPRGAMLVVAEAIYTVTDPPLRLLRKVLRPVRIGTMMLDIAFLGLWVLVLILRWANAYVFLRLA